One genomic region from Reichenbachiella ulvae encodes:
- a CDS encoding ROK family protein — MNQNPCVIGVDVGGSSINLSVVLNGQIQEKLSILTPANRPESEVIAAIIQGIESIMEGYTIEGIGMGVPGLVDEEKGIVYQVTNIPSWQEVHLVDQITNYFGIETYITNDANCYVLGEKYYGKGQQLENIVGITLGTGLGVGMVIHNKLHSGVLSCAGELAVVPYLNRNYEHFCSGQFFEKEFGVKGSELFEMARAGDVKAIEIYQQYGGHLGNLIKLVLHLLSPQGIYFGGSIQHAFPFFKESMFNVLSSFPYRRVLDSVEIAASGKENMALLGAAALFMMRKYDGLAELNKA, encoded by the coding sequence ATGAATCAGAACCCATGCGTAATAGGTGTTGATGTTGGAGGGTCATCTATCAATCTGTCAGTTGTTCTCAATGGACAAATACAGGAAAAACTCTCAATACTAACACCAGCCAATAGACCAGAATCCGAAGTGATTGCTGCCATCATTCAGGGAATAGAATCGATCATGGAAGGGTATACCATCGAAGGAATCGGCATGGGGGTTCCGGGTCTGGTCGATGAAGAAAAAGGGATCGTCTATCAGGTGACCAATATTCCCAGCTGGCAGGAGGTACATCTGGTCGATCAGATCACCAATTATTTTGGGATAGAGACTTACATAACCAATGATGCCAATTGCTATGTCTTAGGCGAAAAATACTACGGCAAAGGACAGCAGCTAGAAAATATCGTAGGCATCACACTAGGCACTGGACTAGGAGTGGGCATGGTCATTCATAACAAGCTGCACTCTGGTGTCCTGTCTTGCGCAGGAGAATTGGCGGTGGTTCCCTATCTCAATCGCAACTATGAGCATTTCTGCAGCGGGCAATTTTTCGAAAAGGAATTTGGGGTCAAGGGTTCCGAACTTTTTGAAATGGCCAGGGCTGGTGATGTCAAAGCCATAGAGATCTATCAGCAATATGGGGGGCACCTGGGCAATCTAATTAAGCTCGTTTTGCACCTCTTATCACCTCAGGGTATATATTTTGGAGGGTCTATCCAACATGCTTTTCCTTTTTTCAAAGAATCCATGTTCAATGTGCTCAGTAGCTTTCCCTATCGTAGGGTTTTGGACAGTGTAGAGATCGCGGCTTCAGGCAAAGAGAACATGGCCTTGCTTGGTGCGGCGGCCTTGTTTATGATGCGGAAATATGATGGCCTGGCTGAGTTGAATAAGGCTTAG
- a CDS encoding Gfo/Idh/MocA family protein has translation MKHQKIRWGILGPGAIAQQFAHDFQFVTKGELVAVASRSKERGEAFAKEYGIPKVYNSYEALYADPEVDAIYVATPHNFHLEQSSAALKAGKAVLCEKPITINPAELEELLVVAKDTNQYLMEGMWTYFLPAIQKAQQWVDEGRIGTVHHIISDFGYPVPFDANGRMFNPDLAGGALLDMGIYTLAMNWLFLKKDPDQFHVRMSPAQTGVDEEVTMHFEYADCSSVLTTSFRCKLPNYTHIIGEKGYISIPDFWRAKECSLYEVEERVDHFVDDRGGFGFNFETEQVCEDLLAGRKESAIMPHYYSRKLQEWMAMVAKKF, from the coding sequence ATGAAACACCAAAAGATTCGCTGGGGTATCTTGGGGCCTGGTGCGATAGCACAGCAGTTTGCACACGATTTTCAGTTCGTCACTAAAGGGGAACTGGTGGCAGTGGCCTCTCGCTCCAAAGAGCGTGGAGAGGCTTTTGCCAAAGAGTACGGCATACCAAAGGTTTATAATAGCTACGAAGCGCTCTATGCCGATCCAGAGGTAGATGCCATCTATGTAGCTACTCCACACAATTTTCATCTGGAGCAGTCTTCTGCAGCTTTAAAGGCAGGAAAGGCAGTGCTTTGTGAGAAACCTATCACGATTAATCCTGCGGAATTGGAAGAATTGTTGGTAGTAGCCAAGGATACCAACCAGTATCTGATGGAAGGGATGTGGACTTATTTTCTCCCTGCGATCCAAAAGGCCCAGCAGTGGGTAGATGAGGGACGAATCGGTACGGTGCATCATATCATTTCGGATTTTGGTTATCCTGTGCCCTTTGATGCCAATGGCAGGATGTTCAATCCTGATCTGGCTGGCGGAGCTTTGCTGGATATGGGCATCTATACATTGGCGATGAATTGGCTGTTTCTGAAGAAAGATCCAGATCAATTTCATGTGCGCATGTCACCAGCGCAGACAGGAGTGGACGAAGAGGTCACGATGCATTTCGAATATGCGGATTGTTCTTCTGTTCTCACGACTTCTTTTCGTTGCAAGCTGCCCAATTACACTCACATCATAGGCGAGAAAGGCTATATCTCGATACCAGATTTTTGGCGGGCAAAAGAATGTTCGCTCTATGAAGTGGAGGAAAGAGTCGACCACTTTGTTGACGATCGTGGAGGCTTTGGCTTCAACTTCGAGACGGAGCAGGTCTGTGAGGATTTATTGGCTGGTAGAAAGGAATCTGCCATCATGCCTCACTACTATAGCCGCAAGCTGCAAGAATGGATGGCGATGGTGGCGAAGAAGTTTTGA
- a CDS encoding family 43 glycosylhydrolase, with amino-acid sequence MKDLNFDFQSKVLCIGNTFSACLSRIFILLFFLGAFATANAQAPSHDPSTMIRNNDGRYWIFTTGDGVWAMSSSNSNFSDWRPEPTPFAPGTWPGWINNYVDGFGGFFWAPDVIKIGNTYYLYYSCAGNGAPAAIGLATAPDLNGPWTDRGMVVAGNNAIDPALYMDNGRLWMSWGNWQTGLDICELSTSTGKRISGITHLVGGNVEGPGLIRNGNYYYLFYQRGLCCNGLNSSYYMVVARSTSITGPYTEERTFLPNRSGNQHGPGHFGYGEGKLTYHYYAVNDNGNAKLAVTTLGWSNGWPVAGGSGGWEAPSTNYRLRNVGTGLFLDGMGRTTNGDACGQYANTTHPNAQWQLIDVGNGYRQLRNVGTGLFLDGMGRTANGDDCGMWANTTHQNSHWSIQQYGSNVRIQNRATGLFLDGMGRSANGDNVGQYANTTHPNAQWQLVSATGARIVDVGDEVAEQIGAEIRLYPNPTDGYFTLEIPDFKGNETIRILDIMGKEMMKLDALEQTQEINISDLTPGQYILQLNSNEKSLVRKFIKQ; translated from the coding sequence ATGAAAGACTTAAATTTTGATTTTCAATCAAAGGTCCTTTGTATCGGCAACACATTTTCCGCTTGCCTATCAAGAATCTTCATACTGCTATTTTTTCTAGGTGCTTTTGCAACTGCTAATGCTCAGGCACCAAGTCATGATCCATCCACGATGATCCGAAACAACGATGGACGCTATTGGATATTTACTACGGGAGACGGAGTGTGGGCCATGTCCTCCAGCAATAGTAACTTTAGCGACTGGCGGCCAGAACCTACCCCTTTTGCACCCGGTACCTGGCCCGGATGGATCAACAACTATGTCGATGGATTTGGAGGTTTTTTCTGGGCTCCAGATGTGATCAAAATCGGCAATACCTATTACCTCTACTACTCATGTGCTGGCAATGGCGCCCCTGCTGCCATTGGTCTGGCGACTGCTCCTGATCTCAACGGTCCGTGGACCGATCGAGGCATGGTAGTGGCTGGCAACAATGCCATCGACCCTGCCCTATACATGGACAATGGCCGACTATGGATGAGCTGGGGCAACTGGCAAACCGGTCTGGACATCTGTGAATTGAGCACTTCGACAGGTAAACGCATCAGTGGAATCACCCATCTGGTCGGTGGTAATGTAGAAGGACCTGGTCTGATAAGAAATGGCAACTACTACTATTTGTTTTATCAAAGAGGACTGTGCTGCAATGGACTCAATAGCTCCTACTACATGGTGGTGGCTCGATCTACCAGCATCACCGGACCCTATACTGAAGAAAGAACCTTCTTACCCAATAGAAGTGGCAATCAACACGGACCCGGACACTTTGGCTATGGCGAAGGAAAACTAACCTACCACTACTATGCAGTCAACGACAATGGTAATGCAAAACTAGCGGTAACAACCCTGGGTTGGAGCAATGGCTGGCCTGTCGCTGGTGGCTCTGGAGGCTGGGAAGCGCCAAGTACTAACTACCGACTAAGAAATGTCGGAACCGGATTATTTTTGGACGGCATGGGCAGAACTACGAATGGGGACGCCTGTGGGCAATATGCCAATACCACGCACCCAAATGCCCAATGGCAATTGATCGATGTGGGCAATGGCTACAGACAACTAAGGAATGTAGGAACCGGGCTATTTCTCGACGGTATGGGCAGAACCGCCAATGGAGACGATTGTGGAATGTGGGCCAATACCACCCATCAAAATTCGCACTGGTCGATCCAGCAATATGGTAGCAACGTTCGAATTCAAAACAGAGCCACTGGTTTGTTCTTAGACGGTATGGGCAGATCCGCTAATGGAGATAATGTAGGACAATATGCCAATACCACGCACCCAAATGCACAGTGGCAACTGGTATCCGCTACCGGAGCTAGAATAGTGGATGTGGGAGATGAAGTAGCCGAACAAATCGGAGCAGAAATCAGGCTCTACCCTAATCCGACAGACGGATATTTTACCCTGGAGATTCCTGATTTTAAAGGAAACGAAACGATTAGAATCCTCGACATCATGGGCAAAGAAATGATGAAATTGGATGCCCTAGAGCAAACGCAAGAAATCAACATTAGTGACTTGACCCCTGGTCAGTACATCCTGCAGCTCAATAGCAATGAAAAATCCTTGGTCAGAAAGTTTATAAAACAGTAA